Part of the Anopheles coluzzii chromosome 3, AcolN3, whole genome shotgun sequence genome is shown below.
TCACCCACACATGGCTCGTTTTCGAACAACCAACAagctgcaaaatattcagcaaATAGTCGATATCTAAACAGAGGCACGCCATCTCGCACGCCTTCCACAATGCCCAGCAACTCTTGGCCTTCGGCTACCTTTTCAATGAATTCCACAGCTTCAGCTTGTTCTTCAATAGACAGCAGTTGGTCTCTGCCGTTGCAATCTAGCATAGCGTACATGGCCAATAGCATGAGCTGCTCTTTGAGCAGTTTGAGCATCCTTGCCTTATTGCTTCGCGCCGCAACCGTTCTAGCAGCGGCATTAGTTGTCCCCGTTTTGCTTGTGATGTAGTTGGTCAACTGTTTGTCGATAAAGCCTTCCACCAGATGCAGTGCGTCTAGTTTTGTTTGCGCAAAAATACGTTTCGAGATCGATTTGGAATCGAAATTTACAAACTTCATTGTTAAAGGTAGTAGCATAACCAGCCCGGTGTGTAGCCAAAGGGGTACAGTTGCCAGATCGGCCAGAGCATCGTCAACAATCACATAAAGTACAGTGAGTAAGTGCACCCAATCATCCCAATCGCAACGAATGTAATCACTGTAATTAGAGAGGAGAAATTTGTGAAGAGATAATATCTTGTCATGCTTGGAATATTTCGTCAACTGGAACAAACTGAAGTCGCTAAATGTTTGCTGAAATGCTTCTTCAAATCCATACCGACGGCTGGATATGTACAGGTTTCGTAAACCATCTAGCTGAGCGAAACGAGCGAAACACTTCATCACCACATCCTTGTAGTAAGGGGCGATCTCATCGAACCCATCGAGGATCAGTACGAGCTGGTTTTGATTAAACTTCTCTCGAAACAACCGTAGCTCGATCAGTTGCATCACTGTCAGATCTTTTGTCTTTGTCTCGTCGAGCACTATTCGTCCATTTGACAGGCTGATCAGTTCCGCACATCGATCGGCCTCAGCTCTGTGGACATCCGTCTCTTCGATCGTACGCCTGCAGACGCTCGGAACAAACAGCGCCAGGTGAATGAAACGATACAGAAGCCTCACGATCTGTGTGTCATTCCAATGGTCTACTCCGCATTCTTCCAAACGTTCGAAATCTGTCGAATATTCCAATGCGATCAGTTTGATTACATACAGCGACCGATCGTACGTTGACAAGCGCCAGGCCAGCCAGGTGAAGTAGGTGGTCTTGCCCGCTCCAGCATCGTTTAGGAAAATGTACACTTTCCCATCATTTTCGCCATCCCGGCAACCAGGAGGATCTTGTGTTTCTTCGCTCAACGCTAGAGTCTTCTTTACATCTGACATAGTGTCCTTATCATTATGAAGAACATATTTAGCCAGGTCTGCAAAAGGAACTTCTGCTTGCTGCTCAAACGGATTTGCACTATACGTTACGTTGTCATTTCGTATGATGTTCTCCTTCTCTGGCGGGGTTCCCAATGATACGAATTGGCGGTGAATGTACCAGGGTTTAATTTGCTCATAATTGTGTTCGATTGAATCGTATCTAGCCATCTTTTCAGGCTGGCGGAAAAGCTCTAACACGTTCAACAAAAAGCTCAAATCATCTTCTTCGTTTATAATACTGGCTAGAGGGATAACTGTTTCAAAGATGACGTGATACGCATATTGTCGGTACAACTGTTTCTTTGCTTCGCCTGTAAGATCATGTATAGTAAACCTTTCTACTTTCAGATCGTTGTAGTCGGACAGTTTCTTATTGTTCTTAGAGAGATTTTCATGTACTATGTTTGAAATTTTCGAACTGTATGATACAACTGTTCCTAAGTTTATTTGATTCTCATGTTCAAAGTTTTCAGCGATTCCCGTCTCCATTACAATCACTACTTTCTGATGGTAACGTTCAGATAGATTCTTGATTTCGCATAGATTTTCTTGCTCAAATCTCCCTCGAATTGTTATCAGCTTGATAGTTGGATGTTCTACATCCCGCAGGTAAGACAATACGTCATGCAGCATATTCaacatttcctttttctcaTGATATAAAGCACTGTCAATGAACAGTGTCTCATACTGATGTAATGATAGCGTCTGCTCTACAATAAGAGAGCTTACATCCATATTCAGAGAGCACTTGAACTCATACATTCCTCCAGCATTCTTGCTAGCAATAAAACTATTCAGCTCAGAGCGCCTTAAACGATCTGGATCTATTTTTATGTGAGGATGTTCCCTAATCCAGCCGGTAAAATATTCGTTGGATCTACTTTTCACAAGCGAAATGCTCGGCTTGAGCTCTATTTCCATAAACTTCTCCCTCACAAACTTCAAGTCGACCGGGACGGGTTTCGTACTCTTCATTGCCTCAAACAGTAATACCTGCAGCTTGTCCAGCACCGTGCCATGTTCGGCATTGCACCACTCCGGCAAAAGCGTCATAGCTTGTGTACGTAGCTTTTCTTCGTTCAAGGAGTTACATACGAGCACAAATTTTTCGTAAAACCTGTGCAATTTCACATTGAACTTTGCGCTCCATTCTGAATCACCTGCGCTAAGAGCATTGGCGAAAGAGTTTCTATCAACCCTGATTTTTAATTGGCGTGTTACATCCTTCTTTTGCTTACTTTTTTCTATCATCATGTCGTATTCTCTTTTGAACGCAGTCAGAAGCTTTCCGGCTGGGGTGGATGGATCTGCAGGCTCGTCATCTTCCTTGATCGTGTATGAGATTTCAGATGATTCgaccttttccttttccaatgGCCTCAGACATTCGCTTATCAAGCCAGCGAAAGTGTTGAATAACGCGTCATTGAACTTGATCAGAACGTCTTTCATCATGTGCAGCGCGATAAGCTTTCCCAATTTAGCTAGACACGAGTCTCTCAGCGTATCAGCCAGATTTGGGAACGGTTTATCGCGATCAAACTGATAACACGTGGCTCCTATGTCGTCGCACAGCTGTAACAGAACGGCGTCCTCTTGCTGGTTTGTCGTAAAGAAGCTTTCGATGCTCTTATCAAGGGCAGCATTCGTACAGAGCACGTACCGAGCGTCCTCTGGAAGGTGTTGATCGACTTCGAGAAATGACATAAAATACATCGGAATCGAAAATGATGCGTTGGAGTCCCACgtttcaaataaaacatcctCTGTTAGTGCCATATTCTTGCTTTGCGTTGCTTCCCGATGCTTCATTGTGGTTTTTTGAGACGGACTGTCCTCACTATCTGCAATTTGTCTATGTTTCGCCTGTATGAATAAGGTCCCGGAGGCCTGTCGGACCGACGACCGATAATGGTACATAATGTCGTCAAACTTTCCGGCGGCAGGAACCTCCATTGCCATCGTAAAGCCGAACCCGCTGTCCTGCCGGTGCATTTTAAAGGCCCTGAGGATGATAACCATTCCGAGTCGAAGATGGTACGAGCTGCCATGAAGGGTGGATCGTCCTTTGTCTGTGTTCAGGACAAACTGAACAGCAGCGAACGATGGAGTGGAACCCCCCGGTGGAAGACCACCGTCATTGTTAGTGTAAACTCGTTCCATACTTCTGACATTACTCAAGTAGAGCGTGTATAATATCACTCATCTGTTTCAGCCTTGATTCCTAAGAGAACGTTAAAACGGTGTTAGCGTTGGTACAACTTCTTTTCCAGCGCCCCAGTTCATGTGAAAGCTATTGTAAAATGAATGCTCTTCGGGATTGTTCAGAAAAACTTACCGAAACCAGAGTCCTGCAAACGATCGCCGTACCACAGCACATCATACACGTCTTGCACTTCAGGCAAACTGAGTTAAAAGCCGTTTTTAACTCCTCACACACCGCACGATTGAGGAACACTGATTGTAAGCGCACTTGTCACATATTTTATGCCGCGTGTTCCATTCACTTTATCTTGGAAGTAACTTATCTGCTCTGATACGAACGAGCTTCCAGCCTGCTACGTTTGACATAAAACGTAATTGAACGTGTAGAAAGTGCGTTGAAATGCCACTAGAGGGCGTAATAGTGGATACTAGAACTATGTCTTCGCCATCTAGTGGTCATCGCTACACTATCCGTACTGGGAAATATGGTACGACCTTTGTATAAATTTTAACATCCGGCGAACTTACTGTTTTATTTAACTGCGTTCCTTCGTTCATT
Proteins encoded:
- the LOC120959316 gene encoding uncharacterized protein LOC120959316 → MERVYTNNDGGLPPGGSTPSFAAVQFVLNTDKGRSTLHGSSYHLRLGMVIILRAFKMHRQDSGFGFTMAMEVPAAGKFDDIMYHYRSSVRQASGTLFIQAKHRQIADSEDSPSQKTTMKHREATQSKNMALTEDVLFETWDSNASFSIPMYFMSFLEVDQHLPEDARYVLCTNAALDKSIESFFTTNQQEDAVLLQLCDDIGATCYQFDRDKPFPNLADTLRDSCLAKLGKLIALHMMKDVLIKFNDALFNTFAGLISECLRPLEKEKVESSEISYTIKEDDEPADPSTPAGKLLTAFKREYDMMIEKSKQKKDVTRQLKIRVDRNSFANALSAGDSEWSAKFNVKLHRFYEKFVLVCNSLNEEKLRTQAMTLLPEWCNAEHGTVLDKLQVLLFEAMKSTKPVPVDLKFVREKFMEIELKPSISLVKSRSNEYFTGWIREHPHIKIDPDRLRRSELNSFIASKNAGGMYEFKCSLNMDVSSLIVEQTLSLHQYETLFIDSALYHEKKEMLNMLHDVLSYLRDVEHPTIKLITIRGRFEQENLCEIKNLSERYHQKVVIVMETGIAENFEHENQINLGTVVSYSSKISNIVHENLSKNNKKLSDYNDLKVERFTIHDLTGEAKKQLYRQYAYHVIFETVIPLASIINEEDDLSFLLNVLELFRQPEKMARYDSIEHNYEQIKPWYIHRQFVSLGTPPEKENIIRNDNVTYSANPFEQQAEVPFADLAKYVLHNDKDTMSDVKKTLALSEETQDPPGCRDGENDGKVYIFLNDAGAGKTTYFTWLAWRLSTYDRSLYVIKLIALEYSTDFERLEECGVDHWNDTQIVRLLYRFIHLALFVPSVCRRTIEETDVHRAEADRCAELISLSNGRIVLDETKTKDLTVMQLIELRLFREKFNQNQLVLILDGFDEIAPYYKDVVMKCFARFAQLDGLRNLYISSRRYGFEEAFQQTFSDFSLFQLTKYSKHDKILSLHKFLLSNYSDYIRCDWDDWVHLLTVLYVIVDDALADLATVPLWLHTGLVMLLPLTMKFVNFDSKSISKRIFAQTKLDALHLVEGFIDKQLTNYITSKTGTTNAAARTVAARSNKARMLKLLKEQLMLLAMYAMLDCNGRDQLLSIEEQAEAVEFIEKVAEGQELLGIVEGVRDGVPLFRYRLFAEYFAACWLFENEPCVGEESVLQSPSFFTESFEQVQFFYNQLLER